The following coding sequences lie in one Myxococcus xanthus genomic window:
- a CDS encoding sigma-70 family RNA polymerase sigma factor, producing the protein MDLSLAQAFVAARGGTEASSPESLAPLQARLAQALDMARAPWPGVDLEGRHFVSHLARLLPGDGTAVETLSLPDVYLARAAADGLPSALSAFEARYLPEVNLAVARLKLPPSGLDEVRQLLRQRMLVGSAETPARLAAYPGTGPLSGWVRAAALWLALDWQRQRGGPADSTDDGDLSMLVSPEDDPELAYLKRTYRAEFSDCFSTALLALEPRQRNVLRLKYLDGLSIDQLAALYGVHRSTTARWVLDAQESLLQRTRQRLTERLRLTSSQLDSVLRLISSQLDVSLSRLLRSRMND; encoded by the coding sequence ATGGACTTATCCCTGGCCCAGGCCTTCGTCGCGGCACGCGGTGGCACGGAGGCGTCTTCACCGGAGTCGCTGGCCCCACTCCAAGCACGGCTGGCCCAGGCCCTGGACATGGCGCGCGCGCCCTGGCCCGGGGTGGACCTGGAAGGCCGCCACTTCGTCAGTCACCTCGCCCGGCTGCTCCCCGGTGACGGCACTGCAGTGGAGACACTGAGCCTGCCGGACGTCTACCTCGCTCGCGCGGCGGCGGACGGGCTGCCCTCGGCGCTCTCCGCGTTCGAGGCGCGCTACCTCCCGGAGGTGAATCTCGCGGTGGCCCGGCTGAAGCTGCCGCCCTCGGGCCTGGACGAGGTACGCCAGCTCTTGCGTCAGCGCATGCTCGTGGGCAGCGCGGAGACACCGGCCCGGCTGGCGGCCTATCCGGGCACGGGCCCACTGAGTGGCTGGGTGCGCGCGGCGGCGCTGTGGCTCGCCCTAGACTGGCAGCGGCAGCGCGGCGGACCGGCGGACTCCACGGACGACGGCGACCTGTCGATGCTGGTGTCTCCCGAGGACGACCCCGAGCTGGCCTACCTCAAGCGCACGTACCGCGCCGAGTTCAGCGACTGCTTCTCCACCGCGCTCCTCGCGCTGGAGCCGCGCCAGCGCAACGTGCTGCGCCTCAAGTACCTGGACGGCCTGAGCATCGACCAGCTCGCCGCGCTGTATGGCGTGCACCGCTCCACCACGGCGCGCTGGGTGCTGGACGCGCAGGAATCCCTGCTCCAGCGGACGCGGCAACGGCTCACCGAGCGCCTGCGCCTCACGTCCTCCCAGCTCGACAGCGTGCTGCGCCTCATCTCCAGTCAGCTCGATGTGAGCCTCAGCCGCCTGCTGCGCTCGCGGATGAACGACTGA
- a CDS encoding lysophospholipid acyltransferase family protein, protein MSQIAPASPPPDSPAVTQKLPAEHLRRIVGTPPGRVVGFLTRFVWAFLTWLSPESRDALARFVGNLAYRLGIRRRVALENLAMAMPEKSDAERREIARGAYINMSRVVLESLPSGDRLPLDWAEQGVEGDAAWQALKARVATGKGALMVTAHFGNWELLGDMLIRHGIPLDALVRPLKGALNTRIAENRVRIGAGLIYPRGAIQEIIDAVNRGESPFMLLDQALPAKGAAFVPFFGKLASTTPAMAVAAARTDAPVFVVMSVRNGRGGARFRIEVEGPILPPAPGECADPITEHTARVTAAMERCIRKYPDQWMWLHRRWKVQPPPEAALPAGTTPPPSASGAPPAG, encoded by the coding sequence GTGTCCCAGATTGCGCCTGCATCCCCGCCCCCTGACTCACCCGCCGTGACGCAGAAGCTCCCGGCAGAGCACCTGCGCCGCATCGTCGGCACGCCACCCGGACGGGTGGTGGGATTCCTCACGCGCTTTGTCTGGGCGTTCTTGACGTGGCTGTCTCCGGAGTCGCGTGACGCGCTCGCTCGCTTCGTGGGCAACCTCGCATACAGGCTGGGTATCCGTCGTCGCGTGGCGTTGGAAAACCTGGCCATGGCGATGCCGGAGAAAAGTGACGCGGAGCGCCGGGAGATTGCGCGCGGCGCCTACATCAACATGTCGCGCGTGGTGCTGGAGTCGCTGCCCTCCGGCGACCGGCTGCCGCTGGACTGGGCCGAACAGGGCGTGGAAGGCGATGCGGCCTGGCAGGCGCTGAAGGCGCGCGTGGCCACGGGCAAGGGCGCGCTGATGGTGACGGCGCACTTCGGCAACTGGGAGCTGCTGGGGGACATGCTCATCCGCCATGGCATCCCGCTCGATGCACTGGTGCGTCCGCTGAAGGGCGCGCTCAACACGCGCATCGCGGAGAACCGCGTGAGAATCGGCGCGGGCCTCATCTATCCGCGAGGCGCCATCCAGGAAATCATCGACGCGGTGAATCGCGGCGAGTCCCCCTTCATGCTGCTGGACCAGGCGCTGCCGGCGAAGGGGGCGGCCTTCGTGCCCTTCTTCGGCAAGCTGGCCTCCACCACGCCGGCCATGGCGGTGGCGGCGGCGCGCACGGACGCCCCGGTGTTCGTGGTGATGAGCGTACGCAACGGCCGAGGCGGCGCCCGCTTCCGCATCGAAGTGGAAGGCCCCATCCTCCCGCCCGCGCCGGGTGAGTGCGCCGACCCGATTACGGAGCACACCGCGCGCGTGACGGCCGCGATGGAGCGCTGCATCCGCAAGTACCCGGACCAGTGGATGTGGCTGCACCGCCGCTGGAAGGTGCAGCCGCCACCGGAGGCCGCCCTGCCCGCCGGGACTACGCCACCACCGTCCGCTTCAGGTGCGCCCCCAGCCGGGTGA
- a CDS encoding tetratricopeptide repeat protein: protein MACLDENTFVALLMGGLPPARATEVDAHLDTCSACRRMVAEALRAQAPDDHPPGATTVLTNSRPPSGKGPSLERGTAVGRYLVLERLASGGMGVVYSAYDPELDRRVALKLLRVAALGLEAEQGRAHLLHEAQAMARVSHPHVVPVYDVGTFGPQVFLTMELVDARTLRPWLKDAPRTWRQVLALFLDAGRGLAAAHAAGVVHGDFKPENLLVGQDGRVRVTDFGLARNANPLDDVSPLAGGTPAYMAPEQMEAHAPADARSDQFAFCVTLYEALYGERPFAATTPHELLTEVRAGKVRPAPRGTHVPPWLRRVLLRGLSASAMGRYTDLNALLVALQHDPASRWKRWLPAVGGVALLLLAVGLTHAVHASRARACQSADEAMASVWGPEAQQTIESAFLATGKPFAPAAWLRVRRTLDAYTAEWASMRTSACEATRVRGEQSEQVLARRMHCLDGRLAEVAALTQLFTRADAGTVELAARAAEALPPLGRCSDLAALAAREPQPTDGASLERARALVRVRAMKAAGKYTEAVALLEPVVKAAKDADDRHGGADALLLMGQLREETGQPRDAETTYFDAVWNAEAGRNDVTAARAWTRLVHASGYVLNQHALGHRWRERAEAAIERLGGDGVLRAQLQARVGALLFAQGRYTEAAEQQESALSRLEATYGPDSLEVTDVRLELGATRMAQLRADEAMRLFEQALSTRRAALGPSHPDVARAQLELAYAHWRRSDVEQVETLARGALEVFERALGPEHPDVASAINPLAAALQRMNRSDEALRLQERALDIALKVEGADGAGALITLGNLATLMARAGRSEEALTRFHTMLAPLEQRLGAQHPYVAQTLRATGKLLMMDQRYTEALPYLERARAILDAREDDAYGYRTGTLMDLGRTLLALHRPLQAAELLERVVASGARSPQAPSEQARARFLLAQALWDAKRDRPRALQLADEARESLVTLGTSGQEALEEVDAWRARLPRPTHIPAARAP from the coding sequence ATGGCCTGCTTGGATGAAAACACGTTCGTGGCGCTGCTGATGGGGGGCCTGCCTCCCGCGCGCGCGACGGAGGTGGATGCGCACCTGGATACCTGCTCCGCCTGCCGCCGCATGGTGGCCGAGGCCCTGCGGGCGCAGGCCCCCGACGACCACCCGCCCGGGGCCACCACCGTGCTGACGAACTCCCGGCCGCCCTCGGGAAAAGGGCCCTCGCTGGAGCGAGGCACCGCGGTGGGCCGCTACCTGGTGTTGGAGCGGCTGGCCTCCGGAGGCATGGGCGTCGTCTACAGCGCCTACGACCCGGAGCTGGACCGGCGCGTGGCGCTCAAGCTGCTGCGCGTCGCGGCCCTGGGCCTGGAGGCGGAGCAGGGCCGCGCACACCTGCTGCACGAAGCGCAGGCCATGGCGCGCGTCTCCCATCCGCACGTGGTGCCCGTCTACGACGTGGGCACCTTCGGGCCGCAGGTGTTCCTCACCATGGAGTTGGTGGACGCGCGGACGCTGCGCCCCTGGCTGAAGGACGCGCCTCGGACGTGGCGACAGGTGTTGGCGCTGTTCCTGGACGCGGGCCGGGGACTCGCGGCGGCGCACGCGGCGGGCGTGGTCCACGGGGACTTCAAGCCGGAGAACCTGCTGGTGGGCCAGGACGGCCGCGTGCGCGTCACTGACTTCGGGCTCGCGCGCAACGCCAATCCATTGGACGACGTGTCACCCCTGGCGGGAGGCACGCCCGCGTACATGGCCCCCGAGCAGATGGAGGCCCACGCGCCCGCGGATGCCCGAAGCGACCAGTTCGCCTTCTGCGTCACGCTGTACGAAGCCCTCTACGGCGAGCGCCCCTTCGCCGCCACCACCCCGCACGAACTGCTGACCGAGGTCCGCGCCGGCAAGGTGCGGCCCGCGCCCCGGGGCACACACGTCCCGCCCTGGCTGCGGCGCGTGCTGCTGCGGGGGCTGTCCGCCAGTGCCATGGGCCGGTACACGGACCTGAATGCCCTGCTGGTCGCGCTTCAGCACGACCCGGCCTCGCGCTGGAAGCGCTGGTTGCCCGCGGTGGGCGGCGTGGCGCTGCTGCTGCTGGCGGTGGGCCTTACCCACGCGGTGCACGCCAGCCGGGCACGGGCATGCCAGAGCGCCGACGAGGCCATGGCCTCGGTGTGGGGGCCGGAAGCGCAGCAGACCATCGAGTCCGCTTTCCTCGCGACGGGCAAGCCCTTCGCGCCCGCCGCATGGCTCCGCGTGCGGCGCACGTTGGATGCGTACACCGCGGAGTGGGCGTCGATGCGAACCTCCGCTTGCGAGGCCACGCGCGTGCGGGGTGAGCAATCCGAGCAGGTGCTCGCGCGGCGCATGCATTGCCTGGATGGACGGCTGGCGGAAGTGGCCGCCCTCACGCAGCTCTTCACCCGGGCGGACGCGGGCACCGTGGAGCTGGCCGCGCGCGCCGCGGAGGCCCTGCCGCCGCTGGGCAGGTGCTCGGACCTGGCGGCACTGGCGGCGCGTGAGCCCCAACCCACGGACGGCGCCTCTCTTGAACGGGCACGAGCGCTGGTGCGGGTGCGAGCAATGAAGGCCGCGGGCAAGTACACGGAGGCGGTGGCGCTGCTGGAGCCCGTGGTGAAGGCGGCGAAGGACGCGGATGACCGCCACGGCGGCGCGGACGCCCTGCTGCTGATGGGACAACTGCGGGAGGAGACGGGGCAGCCGCGCGACGCGGAGACCACCTACTTCGACGCCGTGTGGAACGCGGAGGCCGGACGCAACGACGTGACGGCCGCGCGCGCCTGGACGCGGCTGGTACATGCCTCCGGCTATGTGCTGAACCAGCACGCCCTGGGACACCGGTGGCGTGAGCGCGCGGAGGCCGCCATTGAACGGCTGGGCGGTGACGGCGTGCTGCGCGCGCAGCTCCAGGCCCGGGTTGGCGCGCTCCTCTTCGCGCAGGGGCGCTACACGGAGGCGGCCGAGCAGCAGGAGTCCGCCCTCTCGCGATTGGAAGCCACCTATGGGCCCGACAGCCTGGAGGTCACCGACGTCCGGCTGGAGCTGGGTGCCACGCGCATGGCGCAACTGCGCGCCGACGAGGCGATGCGGCTCTTCGAACAGGCGCTGAGCACGCGCCGCGCGGCCCTGGGGCCCAGCCATCCGGACGTGGCACGTGCCCAGCTGGAGCTGGCCTATGCGCACTGGCGCAGGTCTGACGTCGAACAGGTGGAAACCCTGGCCCGCGGCGCGCTGGAGGTCTTCGAGCGCGCGCTCGGCCCCGAGCACCCGGATGTCGCCTCCGCCATCAATCCCCTGGCCGCGGCCCTCCAACGGATGAACCGCTCCGATGAGGCGCTGCGGCTCCAGGAGCGCGCGCTGGACATCGCGCTCAAGGTCGAAGGCGCGGACGGCGCGGGGGCGCTCATCACCCTGGGCAACCTGGCCACGTTGATGGCGCGTGCCGGCCGCTCCGAAGAGGCCCTGACCCGCTTCCACACCATGCTCGCGCCGCTGGAGCAGCGGCTGGGCGCCCAGCATCCCTACGTGGCCCAGACGCTGCGGGCCACGGGCAAGCTTTTGATGATGGACCAGCGCTACACCGAAGCCCTGCCCTACCTCGAGCGCGCCCGCGCCATCCTCGATGCGCGCGAGGACGATGCCTACGGCTACCGGACGGGGACGCTGATGGACCTGGGCCGCACGCTGCTGGCGCTGCACCGGCCGCTTCAAGCCGCCGAACTCCTGGAGCGGGTGGTGGCCAGCGGAGCCCGGTCGCCGCAGGCGCCCAGCGAGCAGGCACGCGCGCGTTTCCTTCTGGCACAAGCGCTCTGGGACGCGAAGCGGGACCGGCCCCGCGCGCTTCAGTTGGCGGACGAAGCCCGTGAGTCATTGGTGACGCTGGGGACGTCAGGGCAGGAGGCGCTGGAGGAAGTGGATGCCTGGCGGGCACGCCTGCCCAGGCCCACACACATTCCCGCCGCGCGAGCCCCCTGA
- a CDS encoding M1 family metallopeptidase, which yields MPNLLRPAALAAVALLSACGARQNPPATAEPPSAQASRQAVSATPPSPKLRLPTEVRPTGYKVALTLDPKVSSFQGAMDITLDVTKPTSVVWLHAKSLNVTGAVFIQNGSAFIGTPVKGEEDFLGFSMAKPLAAGRARLVINYEGVASEKETDGAFRVNEGGDWYIYTQFEPVDARRVFPSFDEPGFKVPWQLTFHVPAGVVAVTNTPQESEEVRPDGGRTYRFARTQPLPSYLIAFGVGPFDFLPAADAGQKKVKTRIITPRGRTAEGAYAAQVTPEILAALEDYFGIPYPYEKLDVLAVPLLGGAMEHPGLVTFNSRLILAKPEEDSLGRQRAFSDTQVHELAHQWFGNLVTMQWWDDLWLNEAFASWMTPRIVETWRPAWDAPVERVHDRARALDADSLLSARRIRQPIESANDIHNAFDGITYGKGSAVLSMTEEWLGREVFQRGIQRYFRKHAGGNATAKDFLDAVSAEAGKDVTGMLGTFLDQSGAPLVTASLACGADGAKVVLTQQRYLRLGAASPGPQTWKVPVCVEYAAGGKEARTCTLLEGERAEVALSEAKTCPDWVFPNAEGAGYFRVQLDGDAAAKLAKSGMKRLSRTEQVTFLTDVRALALAGAIPAAEALALTSRLANEPDRVVTLASLDLLELVSSRLLPDEKLKDRARFLRETYGPRARQLGFAPRKGESEDTRLLRPRLVRLAGRDGRDPKLLAEARALANKWMKDKRAVAPEMVDVVLALAATENDAAFREQLVAEVRSEKERRTRQHLIGALSSFTDPALVKQNLALVFEKGLDPRETVWMAFAASQGLRTQDVAFDFVKENYDRLVGDSPEALLPLDVAGRMAYIGSNFCDAGKRQQVEDFFSARSAKAPGGPRLLAQVLEIVDQCIALKKTQAASVESFLAKGTPPRPPQAPTSR from the coding sequence ATGCCCAACCTGCTCCGTCCAGCGGCACTTGCCGCTGTCGCCCTCCTCAGTGCGTGCGGTGCCCGGCAGAACCCTCCCGCCACCGCTGAACCCCCTTCGGCCCAGGCGTCACGACAGGCCGTCTCCGCCACGCCGCCGTCACCGAAGCTGCGCCTGCCCACGGAGGTGCGCCCCACCGGCTACAAGGTGGCTCTCACGCTGGACCCGAAGGTGTCCTCGTTCCAGGGCGCGATGGACATCACGCTCGACGTGACGAAGCCCACGTCCGTGGTGTGGCTGCACGCCAAGAGCCTCAACGTGACGGGGGCCGTGTTCATCCAGAACGGTTCGGCCTTCATCGGGACGCCCGTGAAGGGCGAGGAGGACTTCCTCGGCTTCTCTATGGCGAAGCCGCTGGCCGCCGGCCGGGCGAGACTGGTCATCAACTATGAAGGCGTCGCGTCGGAGAAGGAGACGGACGGCGCCTTCCGCGTCAATGAAGGCGGGGACTGGTACATCTATACCCAGTTCGAGCCGGTGGACGCGCGCCGCGTGTTCCCCTCCTTCGACGAGCCCGGCTTCAAGGTGCCGTGGCAGCTCACCTTCCACGTGCCCGCGGGCGTCGTGGCCGTCACCAACACGCCGCAGGAGTCGGAGGAGGTGCGCCCGGACGGTGGCCGCACCTACCGCTTCGCGCGCACGCAGCCGCTGCCCAGCTACCTCATCGCCTTCGGCGTGGGGCCCTTCGACTTCCTCCCCGCCGCGGACGCGGGTCAGAAGAAGGTGAAGACGCGCATCATCACCCCGCGCGGCCGCACGGCGGAGGGCGCCTACGCCGCGCAGGTGACGCCGGAAATCCTCGCCGCGCTGGAGGACTACTTCGGCATCCCGTACCCGTACGAGAAGCTGGACGTGCTGGCGGTGCCGCTGCTGGGCGGCGCCATGGAGCACCCGGGCCTGGTGACGTTCAACTCGCGCCTCATTCTCGCGAAGCCGGAGGAAGACTCGCTGGGCCGCCAGCGTGCCTTCTCCGACACGCAGGTGCACGAGCTGGCGCACCAGTGGTTCGGCAACCTGGTCACCATGCAGTGGTGGGATGACCTGTGGCTCAACGAGGCCTTCGCTTCGTGGATGACTCCGCGCATCGTCGAAACGTGGCGCCCCGCCTGGGACGCCCCCGTCGAGCGTGTGCACGACCGCGCCCGGGCCCTGGACGCGGACAGCCTCCTGTCGGCGCGCCGCATCCGCCAGCCCATCGAGAGCGCCAACGACATTCACAACGCCTTTGATGGCATCACCTACGGCAAGGGCTCCGCGGTGCTCAGCATGACGGAGGAGTGGCTGGGCCGGGAGGTCTTCCAACGCGGCATCCAGCGCTACTTCCGCAAGCACGCGGGTGGAAACGCCACCGCGAAGGACTTCCTGGACGCCGTGTCCGCCGAGGCGGGCAAGGACGTGACGGGCATGCTGGGGACCTTCCTGGACCAGAGCGGGGCGCCGCTCGTCACCGCGTCGCTGGCGTGCGGCGCGGACGGCGCGAAGGTGGTGCTCACGCAGCAGCGCTACCTGCGACTGGGGGCCGCGTCGCCGGGCCCGCAGACGTGGAAGGTGCCGGTGTGCGTGGAGTACGCGGCGGGCGGCAAGGAGGCCCGGACCTGCACGCTGCTGGAGGGCGAGCGCGCGGAGGTGGCCCTGAGCGAGGCGAAGACGTGCCCGGACTGGGTGTTCCCCAACGCGGAGGGCGCTGGCTACTTCCGGGTTCAGCTCGATGGGGACGCGGCGGCGAAGCTGGCGAAGTCCGGGATGAAGCGGCTGTCGCGCACCGAGCAGGTGACGTTCCTGACGGACGTGCGCGCGCTGGCCCTGGCCGGAGCAATTCCCGCCGCCGAGGCCCTGGCCCTGACGAGCCGCCTGGCGAATGAGCCGGACCGCGTCGTCACCCTGGCCTCGCTGGACCTGCTGGAGTTGGTCAGCTCGCGGCTGCTTCCGGACGAGAAGCTGAAGGACCGGGCCCGCTTCCTGCGTGAGACCTACGGCCCCCGGGCGCGGCAACTCGGCTTCGCCCCGCGCAAGGGCGAGAGCGAGGACACGCGCCTGCTCCGGCCCCGGCTGGTGCGGCTGGCGGGACGGGACGGCAGGGACCCGAAGCTGCTCGCGGAGGCGCGTGCCCTCGCGAACAAGTGGATGAAGGACAAGCGCGCGGTGGCGCCGGAGATGGTGGACGTGGTGCTCGCCCTCGCCGCCACCGAGAACGACGCGGCCTTCCGGGAGCAGCTCGTCGCGGAGGTGCGCTCGGAGAAGGAGCGGCGCACGCGCCAGCACCTCATCGGCGCGCTGAGCAGCTTCACGGACCCGGCGCTGGTGAAGCAGAACCTGGCCTTGGTGTTCGAGAAGGGCTTGGACCCGCGTGAGACGGTGTGGATGGCGTTCGCGGCCTCGCAGGGCCTGCGCACCCAGGACGTGGCCTTCGACTTCGTGAAGGAGAACTACGACCGGCTGGTGGGGGACTCACCCGAGGCGCTGCTGCCCCTCGATGTCGCCGGACGCATGGCCTACATCGGCAGCAACTTCTGCGATGCGGGCAAGCGTCAGCAGGTGGAGGACTTCTTCTCCGCGCGCAGCGCGAAGGCGCCGGGTGGCCCCCGGCTGCTGGCGCAGGTGCTGGAGATCGTGGACCAGTGCATCGCGCTGAAGAAGACGCAGGCGGCCAGCGTCGAATCCTTCCTCGCGAAGGGCACCCCGCCACGTCCGCCGCAGGCACCCACGTCGCGGTAG
- a CDS encoding metallophosphoesterase, whose protein sequence is MRTLFIGDVHGCAEELDALLTQCAWRPDDRVVLVGDLVAKGPDSAGVVRRAREKGFLAVRGNHDAHVLRWHAGRGPRGKKLKPEHQQVLDTLTPEDWAWLESQPLYRFFPELNVVAVHGGLVPGVPLEAQKEDELLNLRSILPDGTPSKRVDAGAPWASLWQGPELVIFGHDAMRGIQRHPHAVGLDSGCVYGGKLSAYVMPEGRLVSVLAKRAYVDVDAS, encoded by the coding sequence ATGCGAACGCTCTTCATTGGAGACGTGCACGGGTGCGCGGAGGAGCTGGACGCGCTGCTGACGCAGTGCGCCTGGCGGCCGGACGACCGCGTGGTGCTGGTGGGAGACCTGGTGGCGAAGGGCCCGGACTCCGCCGGTGTGGTGCGCCGTGCGCGTGAGAAGGGCTTCCTGGCGGTGCGGGGCAACCATGACGCCCACGTGTTGCGATGGCACGCCGGCCGGGGGCCGCGCGGCAAGAAGCTGAAGCCCGAGCATCAGCAGGTGCTGGACACCCTGACGCCCGAGGACTGGGCGTGGCTGGAGTCCCAGCCGCTGTACCGCTTCTTCCCTGAACTGAACGTGGTCGCCGTGCACGGCGGGTTGGTGCCAGGCGTACCGCTGGAGGCACAGAAGGAAGACGAGCTGCTCAACCTGCGCAGCATCCTGCCGGATGGGACGCCGTCGAAGCGCGTGGACGCGGGCGCGCCCTGGGCCAGCCTGTGGCAGGGGCCAGAGCTGGTCATCTTCGGCCACGACGCCATGCGGGGCATCCAACGGCACCCGCATGCGGTGGGGCTGGACTCCGGCTGCGTGTACGGCGGCAAGCTCTCCGCCTACGTGATGCCGGAGGGCCGCCTCGTGTCCGTCCTGGCGAAGCGCGCCTACGTGGACGTGGACGCCTCCTAG
- the alr gene encoding alanine racemase: MAASVVEVNVESIGSGPGDAVHSSWLELSASALRHNVAVFRALEGQGAAPRALGVVLKGNAYGHGLAQVLPVVHGEVDLLYVIAPQDALKVREYERARGLAPRQVLVLGAVAPDEAVVLAREGVDAVVADRGWADAAAVLRAAKLERPLRVHVHLDTGLGREGFTLEGLPTESRFLSESRDVLEVVGALSHFANTEDVTEQGYALAQVDAFEKGLAFLSEQLAPARPLQRHIAASAATLVLPRARYEALRVGISLYGLWPSPETRLSARLVLGEVPVLKPVLSWRCRSQVVKWLPAGSYVGYGCTYRCPEPTRIAVLPVGYYDGYPRLASGKAHVLVNGRRCPVLGRVMMNHLIVDVTRATSDERPVTATLMGRDGEESVPAESLAGWAQTIHYEVVTRLGAHLKRTVVA, encoded by the coding sequence ATGGCTGCGAGCGTGGTGGAGGTGAACGTGGAGTCAATCGGCAGTGGCCCAGGAGACGCGGTCCATTCCTCGTGGCTGGAGTTGAGTGCGTCCGCTCTGCGGCACAACGTCGCCGTGTTCCGGGCCCTGGAGGGGCAGGGGGCGGCGCCGCGCGCCCTGGGAGTGGTGCTCAAGGGCAACGCGTATGGGCACGGGCTGGCGCAGGTGCTGCCCGTGGTCCACGGCGAGGTGGACCTCCTCTATGTCATTGCCCCGCAGGACGCGCTGAAGGTGCGGGAGTACGAGCGGGCACGGGGACTGGCGCCACGGCAGGTGCTCGTCCTGGGCGCGGTGGCGCCGGATGAGGCGGTGGTGCTGGCGCGCGAGGGCGTGGACGCGGTGGTGGCGGACCGTGGCTGGGCGGACGCGGCGGCGGTGTTGCGCGCGGCGAAGCTGGAGCGCCCCCTGCGGGTCCACGTCCACCTCGACACCGGCCTGGGGCGCGAGGGCTTCACGCTGGAGGGGCTGCCCACGGAGTCCCGTTTCCTCTCGGAGTCCCGCGACGTGCTGGAGGTGGTGGGCGCGCTCAGCCACTTCGCCAACACGGAGGACGTGACGGAGCAGGGCTACGCATTGGCGCAGGTGGACGCCTTCGAGAAGGGGCTGGCGTTCCTCTCCGAGCAACTGGCGCCGGCCCGGCCGCTGCAAAGGCACATCGCCGCGAGCGCCGCGACGCTGGTGTTGCCCCGCGCCCGCTATGAGGCGCTGCGCGTGGGGATTTCGCTCTACGGGCTGTGGCCGTCGCCGGAGACGCGGCTGTCGGCGCGGCTGGTGCTGGGCGAGGTTCCGGTGCTCAAGCCGGTGCTGTCGTGGCGGTGCCGCAGCCAGGTGGTGAAGTGGCTGCCCGCGGGCAGCTACGTGGGCTACGGCTGCACGTACCGGTGTCCGGAGCCCACGCGCATCGCGGTGCTGCCGGTGGGGTACTACGACGGCTACCCGCGCCTCGCGTCGGGCAAGGCGCACGTGTTGGTGAATGGCCGCCGGTGTCCGGTGCTGGGACGGGTGATGATGAATCACCTCATCGTGGACGTGACACGCGCCACGTCCGACGAGCGCCCCGTGACGGCCACCCTGATGGGCCGCGACGGCGAGGAGTCCGTGCCCGCCGAGTCACTGGCCGGCTGGGCCCAGACGATTCACTACGAGGTCGTCACCCGGCTGGGGGCGCACCTGAAGCGGACGGTGGTGGCGTAG